Genomic segment of Limnohabitans sp. INBF002:
AACCCTGGCTTTGTAGAAACTCCGCTGGTAGCCAACAACGACTTTCCCATGCCCGCGCTCATCACGCCCAACAAAGCCGCTTCTGAAATTTTGAACGGATGGCGTCAGGGCCAATTTCACATTCACTTTCCTAAGCGCTTCACACGCATGTTGCTTTTGATGCGCTTGCTGCCTTATCGCTGGTACTTTGCCTTGGTACGCCGCGGCACTGGCATGTAAGAGGTCACGATGCCATTTCAACTGACCCAGCCTGACAGCCCCGAAGCTGCACTACAACGCGTGGTGCATTTTTTTGAACACCTGCAACCTGGCGACGTGGCGCGTGCGGGGCAGCTCTACACCGCAGACGCGCAGTTCAAAGATCCCTTCAATGAGGTGCAAGGCATCTCAGCGATTGCGCGCATCTTTACCCACATGTTTGAAGCGCTAGAAGCACCACGCTTTGTGATTACCCAGCAAGTACAAAACGGTGCGCAATGTTTTGTCACTTGGGATTTTTTCTTCTCTGCGCCACGCATGGACAACGGCGCAATACAAACCATTCGCGGCGCAACCCACTTTGTGTTGCGTGAAGAAGCCGGCGTGTGGCGCGTGGCCGTGCACCGCGACTATTGGGATGCAGCAGAAGAGCTGTACGAGAAGCTGCCCGTGGTGGGCAGCGTGATGCGTTGGTTGAAAAAACGCGCCAACAGCTAAATCAAACCGGCGCTGTGTCTTTGAAGCTTGGGCGTTGTGCCAAACGCTCATACAAAGCAGCCAGATTGGGGTGCTGACCACGCCAATCAATGTGCGCGAAACGGAAATCCAAGTAGCCCAAGGCTGCGCCCACCGCAATGTCCGCCAAGCTCAGGTGAATGCCCACGCAGTTGCTGCGCTCGGCCAAAGCACGATCCATCGCAATCAAGCTGTCGTCAATCTTTTTCATTTGACGCTCAATCCACGCTTGGCTGCGCTCCCCCTCTTTGCGACCAGGCCAAGTGGCTTCCAGACGGGCAAGAATGGCCGCGTCCAACAAGCCATCAGCCAAAGCCTCCCAAGTTTTTACTTCGGCGCGTTCGCGGCCACTGCCAGGAATGAGCTTGCCCACGGGTGACAGGGTGTCCACATATTCAACGATGACGCGCGAGTCAAACAGCGCCTCGCCGCCTTCCATGATGAGGCAAGGCACCTTGCCCAAAGGGTTGGATGCCGTGATGTTGGTATCTGCAGCCCAGACGTCTTCGGTCACAAACTGGTAGTCCAGTTTCTTCTCGGCCATGACGATGCGCACTTTGCGCACATAGGGGCTGGTAATTGCACCAATCAGTTTCATATGTTTTTCATAGATTTGTTGAGACTCTAGTTTAGCGAGCTTGGCGTATACATGGCACTTGGGCCAAGCACCTAAAATTGCAACATGAGCAATACAACCCGCACCCCCCAAGCTATTTCCCAAGTCACCGCCCTGTCGCCCCTGGATGGCCGCTACGCCGGCAAAGTCGCCGCCCTGCGCCCCCTGATGAGCGAGCAAGGCTATATGCACCGCCGCGTGCAAGTGGAGATTGCGTGGTTCATCGCCTTGAGCGATGCGGGCTTTGCGGAATTCAAACCCTTGAGCGCTGCTTCTCGCGACTATCTCATCAGTTTGGTCACCAACTTCAGCACCGAAGACGCGCTGGCTATCAAAGACGAAGAGAAGGTCACCAACCACGACGTGAAGGCCGTGGAATATTGGATCAAAAAGAAATTCAAAGGCCATGCAGAACTCGAAGCGGCTGCTGAGTTTGTGCACTTTGCTTGCACCAGCGAAGATATCAACAACACCAGCCACGCGCTGCAATTGCAGGCGGGCCGCGATGAAGTCATCTTGCCTGGCCTCGATGGCCTGATTGCCAAGCTGCGCGAGATGGCCCACGCCTACGCCGACGTGCCCATGCTCAGCCGCACGCACGGCCAAACCGCCAGCCCCACCACCGTGGGCAAAGAAGTGGCCAACGTGGTGATGCGCCTGCGCCAAGTGCGCGAGCGCATTGCGGGCGTGCACATCATGGCCAAGATGAATGGCGCCGTAGGCAACTACAACGCCCACATGAGCGCTTGGCCCGACTTCGACTGGGAAGCCTTCAGCCGCAAAGTGGTGGAAACACCTGCGCCGTTGGGCCTCGGTCTGACCTTCCAACCCTACAGCATTCAAATCGAACACCACGACTACATGGCCGAGTTATTCGACGCCGTGGCGCGTGCCAACACCATCCTGATTGACTGGTCGCGCGACGTGTGGGGTTATGTGTCTTTGGGCTACTTCAAACAACGTTTGAAAGCGGGCGAGATTGGCTCGTCCACCATGCCGCACAAAGTCAACCCGATTGACTTTGAAAACGCCGAAGGCAATTTGGGTTTGGCCAACGCCGTGCTCAAACACCTGAGCGAAAAGCTCCCCATCAGCCGCTGGCAACGTGACCTGACCGACTCCACCGTGTTGCGCAACATGGGCGTGGCCTTGGGCTACACCGCCTTGGCGTACCAATCGATGATGGTGGGCCTGAACAAACTCGAACTCAACGAAGAAGCCTTGGCTGCTGACCTCGATGCCGCTTGGGAAGTGTTGGCCGAGCCCATCCAAACCGTCATGCGTCGCTACGGTGTGCAAGGCGCTTACGAGCAGCTCAAAGAAGTCACGCGTGGCAAAACCGTCACGGCGGAAGCATTGCATGGTTTGATTGCCTCTTTGCAAATTCCACAAGCAGACATTGACCGTTTGTTGGCCATGACGCCCGGCAGCTACGTGGGCAAAGCCGCCGAACTGGCGCGTCGCGTTTAAACAGATGGCGATCAAATCCACCATCTTCAAAGCGAACGTTCAAATCGCTGACATTGACCACGGCTACTACGCCGACCACGCGCTGACCCTCGCGCGTCACCCCAGCGAAACCGATGAACGCATGATGGTGCGTTTGGTCGCGCTGTCATTGCAAGCGCATTTGCTACAAGACGTGTGCAACGGCGACGGCGTACTGGCGTTTGGTGCTGGTCTGTCAGACCCCGACGAACCCGATGTGATGCTGACCGATTTCACCGGCCGCAAGCGCCTGTGGATTGAAGTGGGTCAGCCCGAAGAAAAGC
This window contains:
- a CDS encoding nuclear transport factor 2 family protein encodes the protein MPFQLTQPDSPEAALQRVVHFFEHLQPGDVARAGQLYTADAQFKDPFNEVQGISAIARIFTHMFEALEAPRFVITQQVQNGAQCFVTWDFFFSAPRMDNGAIQTIRGATHFVLREEAGVWRVAVHRDYWDAAEELYEKLPVVGSVMRWLKKRANS
- a CDS encoding glutathione S-transferase N-terminal domain-containing protein; the protein is MKLIGAITSPYVRKVRIVMAEKKLDYQFVTEDVWAADTNITASNPLGKVPCLIMEGGEALFDSRVIVEYVDTLSPVGKLIPGSGRERAEVKTWEALADGLLDAAILARLEATWPGRKEGERSQAWIERQMKKIDDSLIAMDRALAERSNCVGIHLSLADIAVGAALGYLDFRFAHIDWRGQHPNLAALYERLAQRPSFKDTAPV
- the purB gene encoding adenylosuccinate lyase; the protein is MSNTTRTPQAISQVTALSPLDGRYAGKVAALRPLMSEQGYMHRRVQVEIAWFIALSDAGFAEFKPLSAASRDYLISLVTNFSTEDALAIKDEEKVTNHDVKAVEYWIKKKFKGHAELEAAAEFVHFACTSEDINNTSHALQLQAGRDEVILPGLDGLIAKLREMAHAYADVPMLSRTHGQTASPTTVGKEVANVVMRLRQVRERIAGVHIMAKMNGAVGNYNAHMSAWPDFDWEAFSRKVVETPAPLGLGLTFQPYSIQIEHHDYMAELFDAVARANTILIDWSRDVWGYVSLGYFKQRLKAGEIGSSTMPHKVNPIDFENAEGNLGLANAVLKHLSEKLPISRWQRDLTDSTVLRNMGVALGYTALAYQSMMVGLNKLELNEEALAADLDAAWEVLAEPIQTVMRRYGVQGAYEQLKEVTRGKTVTAEALHGLIASLQIPQADIDRLLAMTPGSYVGKAAELARRV
- a CDS encoding YaeQ family protein, with the translated sequence MAIKSTIFKANVQIADIDHGYYADHALTLARHPSETDERMMVRLVALSLQAHLLQDVCNGDGVLAFGAGLSDPDEPDVMLTDFTGRKRLWIEVGQPEEKPLLKACSKADQVMLYVFSSSGDVWWKNMQNKLIKPTTLQVWRIPSSASQDLANLAERSMQLQATIQEGVVMMSNGKTTVDIECERWK